A window of the Cannabis sativa cultivar Pink pepper isolate KNU-18-1 chromosome X, ASM2916894v1, whole genome shotgun sequence genome harbors these coding sequences:
- the LOC115702467 gene encoding serine/threonine-protein kinase BSK1 isoform X1: MGCCQSLLLSQSQPEKSPTQHLQQQQQQQQHPPPSVGPEPLTGVAPPFTEFSFSDLKAATNNFSSEFIVSESGEKAPNVVYKGRLQNRSWIAVKKFTKIAWPDPKQFAEEASSVGNLRHRRLANLIGYCCEGDERLLVAEYMPNDTLAKHLFHWENQTIEWAMRLRVALYIAEALDYCSSGGHPLYHDLNAYRVLFDEDGDPRLSCFGLMKNSRDGKSYSTNLAYTPPEYLKNGRVTPESNIYSFGTVILDLLSGKHIPPSHALDMIREKNINLLTDSHLEGKFSTEEATVVVNLVSKCLQYEPRDRPNTKDLIATLAPLHSKTDQVPSYLMLGIPKHDEAPSTPQRPLSPMGEACSRMDLTAIHQILVATHYKDDEGTNELSFQEWTQQMRDMLEARKRGDFAFRDKDFKTAIDCYSQFINVGTMVSPTVFARRSLCYLLCDQPDPALRDAMQAQCVFPDWPTAFYMQSVALAKLDMHKDAADMLNEATTLEEKKQRGTRGS, translated from the exons atgggttGTTGTCAATCATTGTTGTTGAGCCAATCTCAGCCGGAGAAGAGTCCGACCCAACAtctacaacaacaacaacaacaacaacaacacccTCCTCCTTCAGTTGGGCCCGAGCCACTAACTGGGGTTGCCCCGCCTTTTACTGAGTTCTCCTTCTCCGACCTCAAAGCGGCTACCAACAACTTCAGCTCCGAATTCATCGTCTCCGAGAGCGGTGAGAAAGCCCCTAACGTTGTCTACAAGGGTCGTCTTCAGAACAGGTCATGGATCGCTGTAAAGAAGTTTACCAAGATCGCTTGGCCTGATCCCAAGCAGTTTGCG GAGGAAGCTAGTAGCGTGGGAAACCTTCGCCATCGGAGACTAGCTAACTTGATTGGGTATTGCTGTGAGGGTGATGAAAGGCTTCTTGTTGCTGAATACATGCCCAATGATACTCTTGCTAAGCATCTTTTTCACT GGGAAAATCAAACAATTGAGTGGGCCATGCGTTTAAGAGTGGCCCTTTATATTGCTGAAGCCTTGGATTATTGTAGTTCTGGGGGTCATCCATTATACCATGATTTGAATGCATATAGGGTTCTCTTTGATGAG GATGGTGATCCACGCCTTTCATGTTTCGGCTTGATGAAAAATAGTAGAGATGGCAAGAGTTACAGTACTAATCTTGCTTATACGCCTCctgaatatttaaaaaatg GAAGGGTCACTCCAGAAAGTAATATCTACAGTTTTGGCACCGTCATTTTGGATCTTCTAAGTGGCAAACATATTCCTCCAAGTCAT GCTCTTGATATGATAAGAGAGAAGAATATCAATCTTTTGACCGATTCACATTTGGAAGGCAAGTTTTCCACAGAGGAGGCGACAGTGGTTGTTAATCTTGTCTCAAAGTGTTTGCAATATGAACCCAGGGACCGGCCAAACACAAAGGACCTCATTGCAACACTTGCTCCATTGCATTCTAAAACAGAT CAGGTTCCGTCTTATTTAATGCTTGGAATTCCTAAGCATGATGAAGCTCCATCAACCCCACAACGGCCACTTTCGCCAATGGGTGAGGCCTGTTCCCGAATGGACCTGACAGCCATTCATCAAATCTTAGTTGCAACACACTACAAGGATGATGAAGGGACAAATGAG TTATCGTTCCAAGAGTGGACTCAGCAAATGAGAGACATGCTGGAGGCAAGGAAGCGGGGGGACTTTGCCTTTCGGGACAAAGATTTCAAAACTGCCATTGACTGTTATTCCCAG TTcataaatgttggaacaatggTGTCTCCAACTGTTTTTGCTAGACGAAGTCTTTGCTATCTGCTATGCGATCAGCCAGACCCTGCTCTCCGAGATGCAATGCAAGCCCAATGTGTCTTTCCAGATTGGCCAACAGCTTTCTATATGCAATCAGTAGCTCTGGCGAAGCTGGACATGCACAAAGATGCGGCTGACATGTTGAATGAAGCGACTACGTTAGAAGAAAAGAAGCAACGAGGAACTAGGGGATCCTGA
- the LOC115702467 gene encoding serine/threonine-protein kinase BSK1 isoform X2, which yields MGCCQSLLLSQSQPEKSPTQHLQQQQQQQQHPPPSVGPEPLTGVAPPFTEFSFSDLKAATNNFSSEFIVSESGEKAPNVVYKGRLQNRSWIAVKKFTKIAWPDPKQFAEEASSVGNLRHRRLANLIGYCCEGDERLLVAEYMPNDTLAKHLFHWENQTIEWAMRLRVALYIAEALDYCSSGGHPLYHDLNAYRVLFDEDGDPRLSCFGLMKNSRDGKSYSTNLAYTPPEYLKNGRVTPESNIYSFGTVILDLLSGKHIPPSHALDMIREKNINLLTDSHLEGKFSTEEATVVVNLVSKCLQYEPRDRPNTKDLIATLAPLHSKTDVPSYLMLGIPKHDEAPSTPQRPLSPMGEACSRMDLTAIHQILVATHYKDDEGTNELSFQEWTQQMRDMLEARKRGDFAFRDKDFKTAIDCYSQFINVGTMVSPTVFARRSLCYLLCDQPDPALRDAMQAQCVFPDWPTAFYMQSVALAKLDMHKDAADMLNEATTLEEKKQRGTRGS from the exons atgggttGTTGTCAATCATTGTTGTTGAGCCAATCTCAGCCGGAGAAGAGTCCGACCCAACAtctacaacaacaacaacaacaacaacaacacccTCCTCCTTCAGTTGGGCCCGAGCCACTAACTGGGGTTGCCCCGCCTTTTACTGAGTTCTCCTTCTCCGACCTCAAAGCGGCTACCAACAACTTCAGCTCCGAATTCATCGTCTCCGAGAGCGGTGAGAAAGCCCCTAACGTTGTCTACAAGGGTCGTCTTCAGAACAGGTCATGGATCGCTGTAAAGAAGTTTACCAAGATCGCTTGGCCTGATCCCAAGCAGTTTGCG GAGGAAGCTAGTAGCGTGGGAAACCTTCGCCATCGGAGACTAGCTAACTTGATTGGGTATTGCTGTGAGGGTGATGAAAGGCTTCTTGTTGCTGAATACATGCCCAATGATACTCTTGCTAAGCATCTTTTTCACT GGGAAAATCAAACAATTGAGTGGGCCATGCGTTTAAGAGTGGCCCTTTATATTGCTGAAGCCTTGGATTATTGTAGTTCTGGGGGTCATCCATTATACCATGATTTGAATGCATATAGGGTTCTCTTTGATGAG GATGGTGATCCACGCCTTTCATGTTTCGGCTTGATGAAAAATAGTAGAGATGGCAAGAGTTACAGTACTAATCTTGCTTATACGCCTCctgaatatttaaaaaatg GAAGGGTCACTCCAGAAAGTAATATCTACAGTTTTGGCACCGTCATTTTGGATCTTCTAAGTGGCAAACATATTCCTCCAAGTCAT GCTCTTGATATGATAAGAGAGAAGAATATCAATCTTTTGACCGATTCACATTTGGAAGGCAAGTTTTCCACAGAGGAGGCGACAGTGGTTGTTAATCTTGTCTCAAAGTGTTTGCAATATGAACCCAGGGACCGGCCAAACACAAAGGACCTCATTGCAACACTTGCTCCATTGCATTCTAAAACAGAT GTTCCGTCTTATTTAATGCTTGGAATTCCTAAGCATGATGAAGCTCCATCAACCCCACAACGGCCACTTTCGCCAATGGGTGAGGCCTGTTCCCGAATGGACCTGACAGCCATTCATCAAATCTTAGTTGCAACACACTACAAGGATGATGAAGGGACAAATGAG TTATCGTTCCAAGAGTGGACTCAGCAAATGAGAGACATGCTGGAGGCAAGGAAGCGGGGGGACTTTGCCTTTCGGGACAAAGATTTCAAAACTGCCATTGACTGTTATTCCCAG TTcataaatgttggaacaatggTGTCTCCAACTGTTTTTGCTAGACGAAGTCTTTGCTATCTGCTATGCGATCAGCCAGACCCTGCTCTCCGAGATGCAATGCAAGCCCAATGTGTCTTTCCAGATTGGCCAACAGCTTTCTATATGCAATCAGTAGCTCTGGCGAAGCTGGACATGCACAAAGATGCGGCTGACATGTTGAATGAAGCGACTACGTTAGAAGAAAAGAAGCAACGAGGAACTAGGGGATCCTGA